The genomic region TCCGGCTACCTGGTCGACGAGACCCCGCTCGGAAGATGGTGGCGGGACATGAAATTGGCGCGCGTGGGCGGTGGCACCGACGAGGTGCTGTGGGAACTGGTGGCTTCGGCGATGAAGCCCGACTACGACGGATACGCCGAGTTCAACCAGCTGCCCTAGTCGGGCGGCTGGGGAGCGTCCTCCGGCGTCCGCGGCAGCGCGTACAGAGCCATCCGCCGGTTCGCCATATCGTGTTCCCCGAGGAACGTGCAGTTCGCCCACTCGCAGATGGCTCGGGCGCCCGTGTTGCGGTGATCAGGGTCGAACATGATGCGCCTGCACTGCGGCTCGAGTTCGAAAAGGCTGGCCACCACGCGGGGTAGCAGGATCGGGGCGAACCCCCGGTTGACGAAACGCATGTCGGCGATCGCGGCGTGGAGGCCAAGGTCATACGGATCTGCGGTGTAGCGCGGCGCGATGGAGTCCTTGGCGGCTCGGTACACCTCGAGATAGGCGACGTCCTTGCCGCGAAACGCAACAAC from Mycolicibacterium sp. YH-1 harbors:
- a CDS encoding GNAT family N-acetyltransferase, with the translated sequence MTEIEEAVPVLPRELTSITAQVASVPAPPTPVLAEPYHFRLADADTDAELISEWMNRPHLAEAWEYDNPPNWWRGYLRAQLAGEYSRPFVVAFRGKDVAYLEVYRAAKDSIAPRYTADPYDLGLHAAIADMRFVNRGFAPILLPRVVASLFELEPQCRRIMFDPDHRNTGARAICEWANCTFLGEHDMANRRMALYALPRTPEDAPQPPD